The Bdellovibrio bacteriovorus W nucleotide sequence CACCAACCCAGTCTTGCAAGGACATATAGTTTTGATGACTATCGGAGATGACTCCGAAAACTACCTCGTCATCATGCAAAGACTGGGAGGATTCTAGATCGAACAAGTTGACGTGATTGTAGTTCGTTAACTTTGTATCTGTCTCTTCCGAGAAGGGAGAGTTCTTAAGAGGGGCACAGCCCACCATCAGAAAAGTAACTACAATGGCAGACCAAAAAAACTTCAACTTTATTCTCCTTAAGCACGAGTCAGAATATTTGTGTTATTCATCATCCTTTCAAGCAAAGAATTCAACGATGCTTTGTCTTCCGATGAAAAATTGTTCCAAAAACTTTCTACGCTTGGAGACCAACGCGGAAAAATTTCGCGCAATGTTTCGCGCCCCTTATCAGTGATGTGAATGAGAAAAGCTCTTCCATCCATCTCGTGCTGCTTTCTTTGCACAAGACCATTCTTTTCGAGTCCACTTACTAAGCCCGACATAGTAGCTTGAGTAACACCTAACTGAGAAGATAGGTCCGTCGGCTTTAAGCCTTCTAAATTATCTTCCAAGAGACAA carries:
- a CDS encoding MarR family transcription regulator (COG1846 Transcriptional regulators) — its product is MAKLFIQNLPSKEELKVSINRLQEGVDTDALHANLMFLKIATELENHMDSHLAKYNLSIGRFTILCLLEDNLEGLKPTDLSSQLGVTQATMSGLVSGLEKNGLVQRKQHEMDGRAFLIHITDKGRETLREIFPRWSPSVESFWNNFSSEDKASLNSLLERMMNNTNILTRA